One stretch of Armigeres subalbatus isolate Guangzhou_Male chromosome 2, GZ_Asu_2, whole genome shotgun sequence DNA includes these proteins:
- the LOC134215451 gene encoding uncharacterized protein LOC134215451: MIMNFAILVTLALAIVTKAQKFDGYFYPKPSCNFQEAQTVYVTQTVTDYKVQTQTLPGGIQHDERVITQYSSIYVTSTFTETAAAYQTVTHTNTLTVPAQIQPGQTIYQTVTLPPIVSTYVSTQIQATPVYQTVKDTTTVTLPAQVLPAQTITKTIQQPPVISTTTLLRTETVPVVSTIRDTTTVFAPPVTLPPQVIYSTIQQPAQYITTTSYYTTTSPVIQTVQTTITAAPITLPGQTIYKTVTQPPQVIYSTVNQPVPTPVYQTVTEYKTVQLPGQGPVYQTIYSTVTLPGQAHTVDNILTMTLRDIQYVTQTVTQTRPGVQHDAQTVYSTVQLPAVTQTYCGPQNTYLPALQDNAVGRGAFGGFSPRLNRYF, from the coding sequence AATTTCGCAATACTCGTAACTTTGGCTCTGGCTATAGTCACAAAGGCCCAAAAATTCGATGGATATTTCTATCCGAAGCCCAGTTGTAATTTCCAGGAAGCGCAAACAGTATATGTGACACAAACCGTCACGGATTACAAAGTGCAAACACAAACTCTACCAGGAGGCATTCAACATGATGAAAGAGTTATAACGCAATACTCATCAATTTATGTCACCTCAACATTTACTGAAACAGCTGCGGCATATCAAACCGTTACTCATACCAACACTTTAACCGTTCCCGCCCAAATACAGCCAGGTCAAACGATCTACCAAACAGTTACGCTACCACCGATAGTTTCTACGTATGTTTCGACTCAAATTCAGGCCACACCAGTATACCAAACAGTAAAGGATACAACGACCGTTACACTACCAGCTCAAGTCCTTCCGGCTCAAACCATCACCAAAACTATACAACAACCACCAGTTATAAGCACGACAACGCTATTAAGAACCGAAACCGTCCCGGTAGTGTCCACCATCCGAGATACCACAACTGTATTCGCACCACCAGTGACCCTTCCGCCCCAAGTTATCtattccactattcaacaaccTGCTCAGTACATTACCACCACATCATATTACACCACTACATCTCCCGTAATTCAAACCGTACAAACTACGATCACTGCTGCTCCGATAACCCTACCAGGACAAACCATCTATAAAACAGTAACCCAACCCCCACAAGTGATCTACTCAACAGTCAACCAACCCGTGCCAACTCCCGTTTATCAAACCGTTACTGAATACAAAACCGTTCAATTGCCTGGCCAAGGCCCTGTATACCAAACAATCTACAGCACCGTGACCTTGCCAGGACAAGCCCACACCGTTGACAACATACTGACAATGACTCTTCGTGATATCCAATATGTTACCCAAACCGTTACCCAGACCCGGCCCGGGGTCCAGCACGATGCTCAAACTGTCTACTCCACCGTTCAACTGCCAGCGGTTACGCAGACCTACTGTGGACCTCAGAACACGTACCTTCCGGCACTACAAGACAACGCCGTTGGCCGTGGAGCTTTCGGAGGCTTCAGTCCACGACTCAACCGGTACTTCTAA